One segment of Neoarius graeffei isolate fNeoGra1 chromosome 20, fNeoGra1.pri, whole genome shotgun sequence DNA contains the following:
- the nfatc2ip gene encoding LOW QUALITY PROTEIN: NFATC2-interacting protein (The sequence of the model RefSeq protein was modified relative to this genomic sequence to represent the inferred CDS: inserted 2 bases in 1 codon; deleted 1 base in 1 codon; substituted 1 base at 1 genomic stop codon), whose product MIKPEDIPDFSDCPSERNDFYDDGDDIIISSENKQRTXAREISLKFRWXMDVHKIPVLSTDTLSKAVAQLSVKLKVPPSKILLMRNGDELSVHLSAFVFALSYCLAITDKLDKSSCDVIAPRLQGNEKGSAKKYSLHKDALLGSILSQYTSGLSAAAKHKVKFLFDGLKVKHSQAPSQLDMEDGDIIEVWA is encoded by the exons ATGATAAA ACCTGAAGATATTCCAGACTTTAGTGACTGTCCCTCAGAAAGAAATGACTTCTATGACGATGGCGACGACATTATCATTTCTTCTGAGAATAAACAGAGAAC TGCCCGAGAGATCTCACTTAAATTTCGCTGGTGAATGGATGTTCACAAAATTCCAGTGCTTTCA ACAGATACGCTGAGCAAGGCTGTAGCTCAGTTATCTGTCAAACTTAAAGTCCCACCCTCTAAAATACTTCTCATGAGGAATGGTGATGAGCTTTCTGT TCACTTAAGTGCATTTGTGTTTGCGCTATCATACTGTCTTGCGATAACCGACAAATTAGATAAAAGCAGCTGTGATGTCATCGCTCCACGACTGCAGGGCAATGAAAAAGGATCTGCAAAGAAATATTCCTTACATAAG GATGCTCTTCTGGGTTCCATCCTGTCACAGTACACTTCAGGTCTGTCTGCTGCTGCTAAGCACAAGGTCAAATTCCTCTTTGATGGATTAAAGGTGAAGCATAGCCAGGCACCTTCACAGCTGGATATGGAGGATGGTGAC ATCATTGAAGTCTGGGCTTGA